From a single Brettanomyces bruxellensis chromosome 5, complete sequence genomic region:
- the PRS1_2 gene encoding ribose-phosphate pyrophosphokinase 1, whose protein sequence is MRKCKVFVGNSHPKLGKLVCERLGIEPAPATLKKFSNGETSVQIGVSVRDEDVYIIQSGSPETNDHIMELLILISACQGGSAAKITAVIPSFPYAKQSKMKKHRGAITARMLANLLIMAGADHVISMDLHASQMQGFFRKPVDNLYAGPTLASWIRHNIPDYQDAVVVSKNPGGAKRVTTLADQLNINFAMIHTDKERSKESYGHSKPSQQVSTVEANGQVEQDEVICSTDVQTARIVKGHVLDEEASEEAAEAYAAKAFKKKARARSSFVSGDDKTFRPSLIHKESEITYDNNNSDDEDEPEFSASEKVITLVGNVQDKPAIIVDDMIDRHAAFIAAAEHLRKNCGAKKCYVVATHGIFADDCLERLDSCPYIDGIIVTNTYPIPDAAAKKCKKLTVIDVSPIFAECIRRDHFGESISVLFNSLASVV, encoded by the coding sequence ATGAGAAAGTGTAAAGTTTTCGTTGGAAACTCCCATCCAAAGTTGGGAAAGCTCGTTTGTGAGCGTCTCGGAATTGAACCTGCACCAGCAACGCTCAAGAAGTTCTCCAACGGTGAGACTTCCGTTCAGATTGGCGTTTCCGTGAGAGATGAAGATGTCTACATCATACAATCGGGATCTCCCGAGACCAATGACCACATCATGGAACTTCTGATCTTGATATCGGCATGCCAGGGTGGTTCAGCAGCTAAGATCACAGCCGTGATTCCAAGCTTTCCATATGCAAAGCAGtccaagatgaagaagcacAGAGGTGCCATCACCGCCCGGATGTTGGCCAATCTTCTAATCATGGCAGGTGCCGATCACGTTATCTCTATGGACTTGCATGCCTCGCAGATGCAAGGTTTCTTTAGAAAGCCGGTGGATAACCTGTATGCAGGCCCTACGTTGGCCTCGTGGATTCGCCACAACATCCCGGATTACCAGGATGCTGTTGTTGTGTCGAAGAACCCCGGTGGAGCCAAGAGAGTGACTACTCTTGCCGATCAGTTGAACATCAACTTTGCCATGATCCACACAGATAAGGAGAGAAGCAAGGAGAGCTATGGCCACTCAAAGCCAAGCCAGCAGGTCAGCACTGTTGAGGCAAACGGCCAGGTTGAGCAGGATGAGGTTATCTGCTCTACCGATGTTCAGACTGCAAGAATTGTGAAAGGTCATGttcttgatgaagaagcttCTGAGGAGGCTGCCGAGGCTTACGCTGCAAAGGctttcaagaagaaggcaCGTGCCAGAAGCTCGTTTGTTTCTGGTGACGACAAGACTTTCAGACCTTCCCTGATCCACAAGGAGTCTGAAATCACGTAtgacaacaacaattccGATGATGAGGACGAACCCGAGTTCAGTGCCTCCGAGAAGGTGATAACCTTGGTTGGAAATGTTCAGGACAAGCCTGCCATCATTGTGGATGACATGATTGACAGACATGCTGCCTTCATTGCTGCTGCCGAGCACCTCCGGAAGAATTGTGGTGCAAAGAAGTGCTACGTTGTTGCCACCCACGGTATCTTTGCTGATGACTGCTTGGAGAGACTTGACAGCTGTCCGTACATAGATGGAATAATTGTTACGAATACGTATCCAATTCCGGACGCGGCGGCCAAGAAGTGCAAGAAGCTTACGGTTATTGATGTCTCTCCAATCTTTGCTGAGTGTATCAGGAGAGATCATTTCGGTGAATCCATCAGTGTTCTTTTCAACTCTCTTGCTTCTGTTGtttga
- the VIP1 gene encoding inositol hexakisphosphate and diphosphoinositol-pentakisphosphate kinase (BUSCO:EOG09260FMW) — translation MSESPSTVPPGKPSEGRKSCHSVDMNASRRLSTTSCGSIDSFKEATHSASISEEIEKPGDPLTAESLEQHRKAVASIAPMLHDFSPVLSKSEVVSPSQDPLSRTASNISSLSISKNAPARGVANAMDSSAGTATGSAIASSPSSVDSNPSSKSSMNAIQMTSIKSKPRSFSASLPEPKFPRKPKVGTIGVCAMDSKVLSKPCRQILNRLIAHGEFETVIFGDKVILDESIENWPTCDFLISFFSTGFPLEKAIAYANLRKPFLLNDLVMQKALWDRRLCLSILKAAHVPTPYRLVISRDGGPQVDDDLKEKLEAINIPCDEVPEPKWRMIDDDTLEVNGQIMKKPFVEKPVDGEDHNIFVYYPKKNGGGGRRLFRKIGNKSSEFDPTLNMIRTSGSYIYEKFIDTDNFQDVKAYTVGPNYCHAETRKSPVVDGIVRRNTYGKEIRYITHFSKSEADMARRVATFFQQTICGFDMLRTNGKSFVIDVNGFSFVKNNNDYYDKCAEILRNMFVEAKKQRDLELPLGGPLEEKKQKWVFKGFVCVVRHADRTPKQKFKYSFKSPIFISLLKGYKEEVIIREVRDLKVVLETVHVAQKQHLENGKKLKQLATALEKKMYFPGTKVQLKPALNQENEIEKVQLILKWGGEPTHSARYQATDLGEQFRQDIQLLNQKALEDVRVYTSSERRVLASSQLFSKAFLDVKTLPDDFLQVRKDLLDDSNAAKDLMDKVKKKLKPLLRQGKEAPPQFAWPVQMPEPFVVIKRVVELMIYHHKIMEKNFATKDVNSFQNYWCCGEDPYLFKERWDKLFQEFVTVDKVHPSKISELYDTMKYDALHNREFLLKVFEDDDNEGKDTLSHSLVKQYPINVLAMNDFKVKDSVLDPAKNPAGSIGWVLSSSYTTNSKADAHSPFDDPKYDMLRELYRLSKVLFDFICPQEYGIEDNEKLDIGLLTSLPLSKQILHDIAEIKETDRAATRIYFTKESHIYTLLNVIYESDIPMKIARNALPEFDYLSQIVFELYESEDSGEKRHSIRLSLSPGCHTQDPLDVQLDDRHYISCIRRINLTRHLDMDLVLQKLKSRFSRVSLPKKFTPVNITSPLVREKP, via the coding sequence ATGTCGGAAAGTCCAAGTACAGTGCCACCAGGAAAACCAAgtgaaggaagaaaaagttgcCATTCAGTTGATATGAACGCATCTAGAAGGCTGTCAACCACTTCATGTGGATCGATCGACTCGTTTAAAGAAGCAACACATTCAGCAAGCATCtcagaagaaatagaaaagcCCGGGGATCCATTGACAGCAGAATCCTTGGAACAGCACAGAAAAGCAGTCGCATCTATTGCACCGATGCTTCATGACTTCTCGCCAGTTCTATCAAAGTCTGAAGTGGTGAGTCCATCCCAGGATCCTCTTTCAAGGACAGCATCCAACATTAGTTCACTTAGTATTTCAAAGAATGCTCCTGCGAGGGGGGTTGCAAATGCAATGGATTCAAGTGCTGGAACTGCGACCGGAAGTGCAATTGCCTCTTCACCATCTTCGGTTGATTCCAACCCATCTTCCAAATCCAGCATGAATGCCATCCAGATGACGTCTATCAAATCGAAGCCTCGTTCCTTTTCGGCTTCCCTGCCAGAGCCCAAGTTCCCGCGCAAGCCGAAGGTGGGAACTATTGGAGTTTGCGCCATGGACAGCAAAGTGCTCAGTAAGCCTTGCCGGCAGATTCTTAACCGGCTTATTGCTCACGGTGAGTTCGAGACGGTCATTTTTGGCGATAAGGTTATTCTAGATGAGTCGATCGAGAATTGGCCGACGTGCGACTTCTTGATATCCTTTTTCTCGACGGGATTTCCGCTAGAAAAAGCCATTGCCTATGCAAATTTAAGAAAACCGTTTCTTTTGAACGATCTTGTGATGCAGAAGGCACTATGGGACAGGCGGCTTTGTCTCAGCATCCTAAAGGCAGCCCATGTTCCAACCCCCTACAGATTAGTCATTTCGAGAGACGGGGGTCCGcaagttgatgatgacCTAAAGGAGAAACTTGAAGCTATAAACATCCCGTGCGACGAAGTTCCAGAACCCAAATGGAGGATGATCGACGACGACACTTTGGAGGTGAACGGCCAGATCATGAAGAAGCCGTTTGTCGAGAAGCCGGTCGATGGTGAAGATCACAATATCTTCGTTTACTACCCGAAGAAAAACGGCGGTGGTGGAAGAAGACTCTTTAGGAAGATCGGCAACAAGTCGTCCGAGTTCGATCCAACGTTGAACATGATCAGAACCAGCGGCTCGTACATCTACGAAAAGTTTATCGACACGGACAATTTCCAGGATGTCAAGGCTTACACTGTAGGTCCCAACTATTGTCATGCCGAGACTAGAAAGTCACCAGTCGTGGACGGAATAGTTAGAAGAAACACGTACGGTAAGGAAATAAGATACATCACGCATTTTTCGAAAAGCGAGGCTGACATGGCACGAAGAGTAGCTACTTTCTTTCAGCAGACAATATGTGGGTTTGACATGCTAAGAACAAACGGGAAGAGCTTTGTGATTGATGTGAATGGATTTTCGTTTGTCAAGAATAACAACGACTACTATGACAAGTGCGCAGAAATCCTCAGAAACATGTTTGTCGAGGCTAAGAAGCAGAGAGATCTCGAACTACCACTGGGTGGCCCActagaggaaaaaaagcaaaagtgGGTCTTCAAAGGCTTTGTTTGCGTTGTTCGGCACGCAGACAGAACACCAAAGCAGAAGTTCAAGTATTCGTTCAAGTCTCCGATATTCATATCTCTATTAAAGGGATATAAGGAGGAGGTGATCATCCGAGAGGTCAGAGACTTGAAAGTTGTGTTGGAGACGGTTCACGTGGCGCAAAAACAGCACCTCGAGAATGGAAAGAAGTTGAAACAGTTGGCTACCGCgttggagaagaaaatgtactTCCCCGGCACAAAAGTTCAGTTAAAGCCTGCTTTAAACCAGGAGAACGAGATTGAAAAGGTGCAGCTTATTCTCAAGTGGGGCGGAGAACCAACTCATTCAGCCAGATACCAGGCCACAGACTTGGGTGAGCAGTTTAGGCAGGATATACAGTTGTTGAATCAGAAAGCACTGGAAGATGTTCGTGTCTACACGTCTTCGGAAAGAAGGGTCTTGGCCTCATCGCAGTTGTTCTCAAAGGCATTCTTGGATGTGAAAACGCTTCCTGATGACTTCCTACAGGTTAGGAAGGATTTATTGGACGATTCCAATGCTGCCAAAGATCTAATGGAtaaggtgaagaagaagttgaagccGTTGTTGAGACAAGGAAAGGAGGCACCACCACAATTTGCTTGGCCCGTTCAGATGCCGGAACCATTTGTGGTTATTAAGCGTGTTGTGGAACTCATGATCTACCACCATAAAATCATGGAGAAGAATTTCGCCACGAAAGATGTCAACAGCTTTCAAAACTATTGGTGCTGCGGAGAGGACCcatatcttttcaaagaacGCTGGGATAAGCTATTCCAGGAGTTTGTCACAGTTGATAAAGTCCATCCTTCCAAGATTTCGGAGCTTTATGATACCATGAAATACGATGCTTTACACAACAGAGAGTTCTTGCTCAAAGTGTTTGAGGATGACGATAACGAGGGCAAGGATACCCTCTCGCATTCTTTAGTCAAGCAATATCCAATAAACGTGCTCGCAATGAACGACTTCAAGGTGAAGGATTCGGTTTTGGATCCCGCCAAAAACCCAGCAGGTTCCATAGGTTGGGTTTTGTCCTCTAGCTACACAACCAACTCAAAGGCAGATGCACACTCACCATTTGACGATCCAAAGTACGACATGCTGAGGGAGTTGTACAGGCTCTCGAAGGTGCTATTTGACTTTATATGTCCTCAAGAATACGGAATAGAAGACAACGAAAAGTTGGATATTGGCTTGCTAACGTCTCTGCCATTATCGAAGCAGATACTTCATGACATCGCCGAGATCAAGGAGACGGACAGAGCAGCAACAAGGATATACTTCACGAAAGAGTCGCATATCTACACTTTGCTTAATGTGATTTATGAGTCCGACATTCCAATGAAGATTGCTAGAAATGCGTTGCCGGAGTTCGACTATCTATCGCAGATTGTGTTTGAACTCTACGAATCGGAAGATAGCGGTGAGAAACGCCATTCTATCAGACTGTCACTCTCGCCAGGTTGCCATACACAGGATCCGTTGGATGTGCAATTAGATGATCGTCATTACATCTCGTGCATCAGGAGAATAAACTTGACTAGGCATTTAGACATGGATTTAGTTCttcagaagttgaagagcaGATTCAGCAGGGTTTCTTTGCCAAAGAAGTTTACTCCGGTTAACATCACGAGTCCATTGGTTCGGGAAAAGCCATGA
- a CDS encoding uncharacterized protein (BUSCO:EOG09260SJV), whose translation MTASISFSEKRQKIPSLKGKNEAVRYSRIFSPFRTIGLVSDGKPFAIGTLGQTFYIVTIVGHSFQIFDAATLHLLFVSSTQTKSEINCVEAHFEYVYCAYGNSVAIFKRGRLQHEIHLPDNKSVIIKILVFGDYLLAITSSSIFVYEKKSTHDKYATELYTEIPVNKSYGNIIDAVHLPTYLNKVVIATSTMLLLINIRSTKTIYVTENGLFDGITCLEASPALDVLAIGNDNGKVTLFNIRKARVLQKISTGSNSIITSISFRTDGPSHLVCSLRSGALFFYDMERRARVHVMQKAHKEAYGGATRASFLNGQPIVVSTGSDNSLKEFVFDPVLSSTDSSVVSPPRYLRSRGGHSAPPCSIIFADDSSHYIESASRDHTFWMFSLRKDAQSQELSQKRSKMRDGKRVAGVVSQYSGKFAPITMIAQENAREGAWDNIVTAHQQETFARTWDSRRRKVGKYELPTIDHGNVSSVAMTQCGNFALVGSSLGGIGVYNMQSGKIRKLYRLHKKPVTGIAVDGMNRKMVSCGLDGIVGFYDFSESKYLGKLTLEAPITQMVYQRSSDLIAAALDDMSIVIIDASTQRIVRHLYGHTNRITAMDFTPDGRWLVSASLDATIRTWDLPTGGCIDGIKLSNVATCLKISPQGEYMATAHIGGVGISLWTNKSQFHPVSTKSIEDESEFANMMLPNVSGEGGASVLEGAFTQADQDTQSGVYISPEQLDQSLVTLSHCSRTKFSTLLHLDTIKERNKPTEPVKKPESAPFFMQISADSNGTQAETEKHSEDAEKDASSRILDIKDTASAAFESRFTKLLRQAAESPTRDYSAFIEYLIDLSPASTDLEIKSLSFKTPFDEATWFLEALIQGFNEKKSFELLVAIYSMFLRQHGDIIYEMRNNAEEDVITTRFLEKLDECDKVTSSETSGLDKLTKYCAGVVDFVMAA comes from the coding sequence ATGACTGCATCTATAAGCTTTTCTGAGAAACGACAAAAGATCCCGTCGTTGAAGGGGAAAAACGAGGCTGTGAGGTACTCGAGGATCTTTTCACCTTTCCGAACTATAGGTCTGGTTTCTGATGGTAAACCATTTGCAATTGGAACACTAGGTCAGACTTTTTACATAGTGACGATCGTTGGCCACTCTTTCCAGATTTTTGATGCTGCCACCTTGCATTTGTTATTTGTGTCGTCAACGCAAACCAAATCGGAGATCAACTGTGTGGAAGCACACTTCGAGTACGTGTATTGTGCGTATGGAAATAGTGTTGCGATATTTAAACGAGGCAGACTCCAGCACGAGATTCATCTTCCAGATAACAAATCAGTCATAATCAAAATTCTTGTCTTTGGTGATTACTTGCTTGCGATCACATCATCCAGCATTTTCGTttatgagaaaaaaagcacacaCGACAAATATGCCACCGAGCTGTACACGGAGATTCCAGTCAACAAATCGTATGGAAATATCATTGATGCGGTCCATCTTCCGACATACTTGAATAAAGTTGTTATTGCAACTTCGACGATGCTATTATTGATCAACATCAGGTCCACGAAGACGATATATGTGACGGAGAACGGCTTGTTTGATGGTATCACGTGCCTTGAAGCCTCACCAGCGTTGGACGTTCTTGCTATTGGTAATGATAATGGCAAGGTCACGCTGTTTAATATAAGGAAAGCCCGTGTCTTGCAAAAGATTTCAACCGGTTCCAACAGCATCATCACATCCATTTCGTTCAGAACCGACGGACCGTCACATTTAGTCTGTTCGTTGAGGTCGGGAGCATTGTTCTTCTACGATATGGAAAGAAGAGCACGTGTTCATGTCATGCAAAAGGCACACAAGGAGGCCTATGGTGGAGCAACAAGGGCCTCGTTTTTGAACGGTCAGCCAATAGTTGTCTCTACCGGTTCCGATAACAGCTTGAAAGAGTTTGTGTTTGATCCTGTGCTATCATCAACCGATTCGTCTGTTGTGTCTCCACCACGGTATCTCAGATCTCGTGGAGGCCATTCTGCCCCACCTTGTTCTATCATCTTTGCAGACGACAGTTCGCATTACATCGAATCTGCATCCAGAGACCACACTTTTTGGATGTTCTCTCTCCGTAAAGATGCCCAGTCGCAGGAACTTTCCCAGAAGCGGTCCAAGATGAGGGACGGCAAGCGTGTTGCTGGTGTGGTGTCGCAGTACAGCGGAAAATTTGCGCCGATAACGATGATTGCACAGGAAAATGCCCGGGAGGGTGCCTGGGACAATATAGTGACAGCCCACCAGCAGGAAACGTTTGCCAGAACGTGGGACtcgagaagaaggaaggTGGGAAAGTATGAGCTTCCCACGATTGACCACGGCAATGTGTCCTCGGTTGCAATGACGCAATGTGGAAATTTTGCACTTGTTGGCTCGAGTCTTGGAGGAATAGGCGTGTACAATATGCAGAGTGGGAAAATCAGGAAGCTTTACCGGTTGCATAAGAAGCCGGTTACTGGAATAGCCGTTGATGGAATGAATAGAAAGATGGTGTCGTGTGGCTTGGATGGAATTGTTGGTTTCTACGACTTTTCCGAATCCAAATACTTGGGAAAGCTCACCCTTGAGGCACCTATCACACAGATGGTCTACCAGAGATCGTCCGATCTCATTGCCGCCGCATTGGATGATATGTCGATTGTCATAATAGATGCATCCACGCAAAGAATAGTCAGGCATCTATACGGACATACTAACCGAATCACAGCCATGGATTTCACACCAGATGGTCGTTGGTTGGTCTCTGCATCCTTAGATGCAACGATTAGAACCTGGGATCTACCAACCGGAGGATGTATTGATGGTATAAAGTTGTCGAATGTGGCCACGTGTCTCAAAATATCCCCACAGGGAGAATATATGGCAACTGCGCACATCGGGGGAGTTGGAATTTCACTATGGACCAACAAATCGCAATTCCATCCTGTTTCCACCAAAAGCATCGAAGACGAATCCGAGTTTGCGAACATGATGCTTCCAAACGTGAGTGGTGAAGGAGGAGCATCTGTTCTTGAAGGGGCCTTTACACAAGCAGATCAAGATACTCAGTCTGGTGTTTACATCTCTCCCGAGCAGTTGGATCAGAGTCTTGTTACATTGTCACATTGCTCTAGGACAAAATTTAGCACTTTGCTACATTTAGATACCATTAAGGAAAGAAACAAGCCTACAGAGCCCGTCAAGAAGCCGGAATCAGCTCCTTTCTTTATGCAAATCAGTGCAGATTCAAACGGAACACAGGCCGAAACAGAGAAGCATTCTGAAGATGCCGAGAAGGATGCTTCATCTAGAATTTTGGATATTAAAGACACCGCATCGGCTGCCTTCGAATCCCGATTTACCAAATTGTTAAGGCAGGCAGCCGAATCACCAACAAGGGACTATTCTGCATTTATTGAATATCTAATAGACCTTTCACCAGCTTCCACCgatttggaaataaagtctctttctttcaagACTCCATTTGATGAGGCTACTTGGTTCCTCGAGGCCCTAATTCAGGGATTTAACGAAAAGAAGAGCTTTGAATTGCTCGTAGCAATTTATTCAATGTTTCTAAGGCAGCATGGAGATATCATATATGAAATGAGAAATAACGCCGAAGAAGATGTTATCACTACAAGGTTCCTTGAGAAATTAGATGAGTGCGATAAAGTCACCTCAAGCGAAACTTCCGGCTTGGACAAGCTTACAAAGTATTGTGCAGGTGTTGTTGACTTTGTTATGGCTGCATGA